From one Streptomyces mobaraensis genomic stretch:
- a CDS encoding type III secretion system chaperone family protein has protein sequence MAERQMSDARTVIERTLAEAAIEWESPADGTYVVKLPGTRKLSTTVSLVVGNHSLSVNAFVVRRPDENHEAVHRWLLERNTRLYGVAYAVDHLGDVYLVGRLPLAAVTPEEVDRILGVVLENADGSFNTLLEMGFASAIRKEYAWRTARGESTRNLEAFGRLTGEGRTGPDAPSA, from the coding sequence ATGGCTGAACGGCAGATGTCCGACGCGAGGACCGTCATCGAGCGCACGCTCGCCGAGGCCGCGATCGAGTGGGAGAGCCCGGCCGACGGCACGTACGTCGTGAAGCTGCCCGGCACCCGGAAGCTGTCGACGACCGTGTCGCTGGTCGTCGGCAATCACTCCCTCTCCGTCAACGCCTTCGTGGTGCGCCGCCCCGACGAGAACCACGAGGCGGTGCACCGCTGGCTGCTGGAGCGCAACACCCGGCTGTACGGCGTCGCGTACGCCGTCGACCACCTCGGTGACGTCTACCTCGTCGGGCGGCTGCCGCTGGCGGCCGTCACGCCGGAGGAGGTCGACCGGATTCTCGGCGTGGTGCTGGAGAACGCGGACGGCAGCTTCAACACCCTGCTGGAGATGGGGTTCGCGAGCGCGATCCGCAAGGAGTACGCGTGGCGCACCGCGCGGGGCGAGTCCACGCGCAACCTGGAGGCGTTCGGACGGCTGACGGGGGAGGGGCGTACGGGGCCTGACGCCCCGTCGGCCTGA
- a CDS encoding ABC transporter ATP-binding protein, which produces MTDLTYVPGGTAVEAAGLGVKHRRSWALRDCSFRVPTGRVCALVGPNGAGKSTLLSVVAGLRRPESGRLEVLGGPVGHRGTRPRVAYLPQDKPLYPQFTVADTLRMGRELNPGRWDQAAAERLVREGNLPSHARVGALSAGQRTRVALALAFGKRPDLLLLDEPMADLDPLVRHEITAALMTEAAEHATTIVLASHVLSELDGVCDYLLLLGGGRIRLAGEVEDLIGVHRVVVGRHEGPGLPKAFDAHTVVSARTTGRQLTAVLRPEGPIAGRWETSEPTLEDLLLAHLRAPAVPPLLTPSAEPRSGRAAA; this is translated from the coding sequence ATGACCGACCTCACCTACGTCCCCGGCGGAACCGCCGTCGAGGCGGCCGGGCTGGGCGTGAAGCACCGGCGCTCCTGGGCGTTGCGGGACTGCTCGTTCCGGGTGCCCACGGGACGGGTCTGCGCGCTCGTCGGTCCCAACGGCGCCGGCAAGTCGACCCTGCTCTCCGTCGTCGCGGGGCTGCGGCGGCCGGAGTCGGGGCGGCTGGAGGTGCTGGGCGGGCCGGTGGGGCACCGGGGGACGCGGCCCCGGGTGGCGTACCTGCCACAGGACAAGCCGCTGTACCCGCAGTTCACCGTCGCCGACACGCTGCGCATGGGACGCGAGCTCAACCCGGGCCGCTGGGACCAGGCGGCGGCGGAACGCCTGGTGCGGGAGGGGAACCTGCCGTCGCACGCGCGTGTCGGTGCGCTCTCCGCGGGCCAGCGCACGCGGGTCGCGCTCGCTCTGGCCTTCGGCAAGCGGCCCGACCTGCTGTTGCTGGACGAGCCGATGGCCGACCTCGACCCGTTGGTGCGGCACGAGATCACGGCGGCCCTGATGACGGAGGCCGCCGAGCACGCCACCACGATCGTGCTGGCCTCGCACGTCCTCTCCGAGCTCGACGGCGTCTGCGACTACCTGTTGCTGCTGGGCGGCGGCCGGATCCGGCTGGCGGGCGAGGTCGAGGATCTGATCGGCGTCCACCGTGTCGTCGTGGGCCGCCACGAGGGGCCGGGCCTGCCGAAGGCGTTCGACGCGCACACGGTCGTCTCGGCGCGGACGACGGGCCGGCAGCTCACCGCCGTCCTCCGGCCGGAAGGGCCGATCGCGGGCCGGTGGGAGACGTCGGAGCCCACCCTGGAGGACCTGCTCCTCGCCCACCTTCGCGCCCCCGCCGTCCCCCCGCTGCTCACCCCGAGCGCCGAACCCCGGTCCGGGAGGGCCGCCGCGTGA
- the mshA gene encoding D-inositol-3-phosphate glycosyltransferase, which yields MSQYAPRRGTRRTRTHGSPFSRPQQFLRRAQGRLPRRVAMLSVHTSPLHQPGTGDAGGMNVYIVELAKRLAALGIEVEVFTRATTGQLPPAVELAPGVLVRHIDAGPYEGLAKEELPAQLCAFTHGVTQAWAGHRPGYYDLVHSHYWLSGHVGWLAADRWGVPLVHAMHTMAKVKNAALAAGDTPEPQARVIGETQIVRAADRLIANTEGEAEELVRHYDAAPDKVAVVHPGVNLERFREADGRAAARDRLGLPRDALVPLFAGRIQPLKAPDVLLRAVAELLDRRPTLRSRIVVPVVGGPSGSGLAKPEELQKLAARLGIADVVRFRPPVDQERLADWYRAASVLVMPSYSESFGLVAVEAQACGTPVVAAAVGGLPVAVRHGASGFLVDGHDPVDYARALERFADAPELADTMGAAAAAHARSFGWDTAAAATAAVYTEAIGERRRRLRSSHG from the coding sequence GTGAGCCAGTACGCACCCCGGCGCGGCACGCGCCGCACCCGTACGCATGGCAGCCCCTTCTCCCGGCCCCAGCAGTTCCTGCGCCGCGCGCAGGGCCGGCTGCCGCGCCGCGTCGCGATGCTCAGCGTCCACACGTCGCCGCTGCACCAGCCCGGCACGGGCGACGCGGGCGGCATGAACGTCTACATCGTCGAGCTCGCCAAGCGGCTCGCCGCGCTCGGCATCGAGGTGGAGGTCTTCACCCGGGCGACCACCGGGCAGCTGCCGCCCGCCGTGGAGCTGGCGCCCGGTGTCCTCGTCCGGCACATCGATGCCGGCCCGTACGAGGGGCTGGCGAAGGAGGAGCTGCCGGCCCAGCTGTGCGCCTTCACCCATGGGGTGACGCAGGCGTGGGCGGGCCACCGGCCGGGTTACTACGACCTCGTCCACTCGCATTACTGGCTGTCCGGCCATGTCGGCTGGCTGGCGGCCGACCGCTGGGGCGTGCCGCTGGTGCACGCGATGCACACGATGGCCAAGGTGAAGAACGCGGCGCTCGCCGCGGGCGACACCCCGGAGCCGCAGGCCCGGGTGATCGGCGAGACGCAGATCGTCCGCGCGGCCGACCGGCTGATCGCCAACACGGAGGGGGAGGCGGAGGAGCTGGTCCGGCACTACGACGCGGCGCCGGACAAGGTCGCCGTCGTCCATCCGGGCGTCAATCTGGAGCGGTTCCGGGAGGCCGACGGCCGGGCCGCCGCCCGCGACCGGCTCGGGCTGCCGCGGGACGCGCTGGTCCCGCTGTTCGCCGGCCGGATCCAGCCGCTGAAGGCGCCCGACGTGCTGCTGCGCGCGGTGGCCGAGCTGCTGGACCGCCGGCCCACGCTGCGCTCGCGGATCGTCGTCCCGGTGGTCGGCGGCCCGAGCGGCAGCGGTCTGGCGAAGCCGGAGGAGCTCCAGAAGCTGGCCGCCCGGCTGGGCATCGCCGACGTGGTCAGATTCCGTCCGCCGGTCGACCAGGAACGGCTCGCGGACTGGTACCGCGCGGCGTCCGTGCTGGTCATGCCCTCGTACAGCGAGTCGTTCGGCCTGGTGGCGGTGGAGGCGCAGGCCTGCGGCACGCCGGTCGTCGCGGCGGCGGTGGGCGGGCTTCCGGTGGCGGTCCGGCACGGGGCCAGCGGCTTCCTGGTGGACGGCCACGACCCCGTCGACTACGCGCGGGCGCTCGAACGCTTCGCGGACGCGCCGGAGCTCGCGGACACGATGGGCGCCGCGGCGGCGGCACACGCCCGGTCCTTCGGCTGGGACACGGCGGCCGCCGCCACGGCCGCGGTGTACACCGAGGCGATCGGCGAGCGGCGGCGTCGCCTACGCTCGTCGCATGGCTGA
- a CDS encoding ABC transporter permease: protein MTATLSPASSPVPADSTATESGRSRFRPRGFVWLVLRQHRATLVVLTLLLVAELVQLALLGLLLRKDADIRTLADLCAGGDRECAERWSPAADFRAGYGDALHFNGLLVQYVPLLAGLFTAGPMVARELESGTWRLAWTQSLPPARWLAAKLAVPAVLVLVGVSLMSALYTWCWTAVPTELLPGQRWYDSFGMLGPMPVANALCGVAFGALAALATRRTVPAMFVTLLGYGVVRSALGYLRPHLWPRTRTVSLRMPGYPNDGTWVIGRGMLTRSGERIPDDACGVGVSPERCLTTHNADRWYLDHHPPGDHWPLAWLEAGILVALAALAAWAALRWVRHVVP from the coding sequence GTGACCGCCACTCTGTCCCCCGCTTCCTCACCGGTCCCCGCCGACTCCACGGCAACGGAGTCCGGCCGGAGCCGGTTCCGGCCGCGCGGCTTCGTCTGGCTCGTCCTGCGCCAGCACCGGGCGACCCTGGTCGTCCTGACGCTGCTGCTGGTCGCCGAGCTGGTGCAACTGGCGCTACTGGGACTGCTGTTGCGGAAGGACGCGGACATCCGGACCCTCGCCGACCTCTGCGCCGGCGGGGACCGGGAATGCGCCGAACGCTGGTCGCCGGCCGCCGACTTCCGGGCCGGGTACGGTGACGCGCTGCACTTCAACGGGCTGCTGGTGCAGTATGTGCCGCTGCTGGCGGGCCTGTTCACGGCCGGCCCGATGGTCGCCCGGGAGCTGGAGAGCGGTACGTGGCGGCTGGCGTGGACCCAGTCCCTCCCGCCGGCCCGCTGGCTCGCGGCCAAACTCGCGGTGCCCGCGGTGCTGGTGCTCGTCGGGGTGTCGCTGATGTCGGCGCTCTACACCTGGTGCTGGACCGCCGTCCCCACCGAACTGCTGCCCGGCCAGCGCTGGTACGACTCGTTCGGGATGCTCGGCCCGATGCCGGTCGCCAACGCCCTGTGCGGCGTCGCGTTCGGGGCGCTCGCGGCGCTGGCGACGCGGCGCACGGTGCCGGCGATGTTCGTGACGCTGCTGGGGTACGGGGTGGTGCGCTCCGCGCTGGGTTACCTCCGCCCCCATCTGTGGCCCCGCACCCGGACGGTCTCGCTCCGCATGCCGGGGTATCCGAATGACGGCACCTGGGTCATCGGGCGCGGGATGCTCACTCGTTCGGGTGAACGTATACCGGACGACGCCTGCGGCGTCGGGGTCTCCCCGGAGCGCTGTCTGACCACGCACAACGCCGACCGCTGGTACCTCGACCACCATCCGCCGGGGGACCACTGGCCCCTGGCGTGGCTGGAGGCGGGCATCCTCGTCGCACTGGCCGCGCTCGCCGCCTGGGCGGCGCTGCGGTGGGTACGGCACGTCGTTCCGTAG
- a CDS encoding RNA degradosome polyphosphate kinase — protein sequence MADPPAFSRPREAEGPSGDRYAGPRPGGFLAAAHRAGPAAPDVPEPEPDLDADLDGYAEYDAYDGPEPAPHPVAPYPAAPYAAAPYAEARAADAGIDYADGYDDREQDPARDGEPLPENRFLDRERSWLAFNERVLELAEDPATPLLERANFLAIFASNLDEFFMVRVAGLKRRIATGVATRSASGLQPREVLELIWTRSRELMARHAACYQQDVAPELAERGIHLIRWAELTEKEQARLFTLFRRRIFPVLTPLAVDPAHPFPYISGLSLNLAVVVRNPVSGHEHFARVKVPPLLSRFLEASPQRYVPLEDVIAAHLEELFPGMEVLGHHMFRVTRNEDLEVEEDDAENLLQALEKELMRRRFGPPVRLEVEESIDPYVLDLLVRELKISDAEVYPLPGPLDLTALFHIAALDRPELKYPTFVAGTHRDLAEVESATAPDVFAALRERDVLLHHPYDSFSTSVQSFLEQAAADPDVLAIKQTLYRTSGDSPIVDALIDAAESGKQVLVLVEIKARFDEQANIKWARKLEEAGCHVVYGLVGLKTHCKLSLVVRQEGDTLRRYSHVGTGNYHPKTARLYEDLGLLTADPQVGADLSDLFNRLSGYSRRQTYRRLLVAPRSLRDGLVARITREVAHRRDGRPASIRIKVNAMVDETVIDALYRASRAGVPVDVWVRGICALRPGVPGLSENIRVRSVLGRFLEHSRVFAFANGGEPEVWLGSADMMHRNLDRRIETLVRVTDPAHRASLSRLLELGMSDRTASWHLGPDGGWTRHATDADGRPLRNVQEILIDARRRRRGTATP from the coding sequence ATGGCAGATCCTCCGGCGTTCTCGCGCCCCCGGGAGGCGGAGGGGCCCTCCGGCGACCGGTACGCGGGCCCGCGCCCCGGCGGCTTCCTCGCCGCCGCGCACCGGGCGGGCCCGGCCGCCCCGGACGTCCCCGAACCGGAACCCGACCTGGACGCCGACCTCGACGGCTACGCCGAGTACGACGCGTACGACGGGCCCGAGCCCGCCCCCCATCCGGTGGCCCCCTACCCGGCGGCTCCCTACGCGGCGGCTCCCTACGCGGAGGCCCGCGCGGCGGACGCCGGGATCGACTACGCGGACGGCTACGACGACCGCGAGCAGGACCCGGCCCGGGACGGCGAGCCGCTGCCCGAGAACCGCTTCCTGGACCGCGAGCGCAGCTGGCTGGCGTTCAACGAGCGGGTGCTGGAGCTGGCCGAGGACCCGGCGACACCGCTCCTCGAACGCGCCAACTTCCTGGCGATCTTCGCGAGCAACCTCGACGAGTTCTTCATGGTCCGCGTCGCCGGCCTCAAGCGCCGCATCGCCACCGGCGTCGCCACCCGCTCCGCGTCCGGCCTCCAGCCGCGCGAGGTGCTGGAGCTGATCTGGACCCGCTCCCGGGAGCTCATGGCCCGGCACGCCGCCTGCTACCAGCAGGACGTCGCCCCCGAGCTGGCCGAGCGGGGCATCCACCTGATCCGCTGGGCCGAGCTGACCGAGAAGGAGCAGGCACGCCTCTTCACCCTCTTCCGCCGGCGGATCTTCCCCGTCCTCACCCCGCTCGCCGTCGACCCGGCGCACCCCTTCCCGTACATCTCCGGGCTGTCGCTCAACCTGGCCGTGGTCGTCCGCAACCCGGTCAGCGGGCATGAGCACTTCGCACGTGTGAAGGTGCCGCCGCTGCTGTCGCGGTTCCTGGAGGCGTCGCCGCAGCGGTACGTGCCGCTGGAGGACGTGATCGCGGCGCACCTGGAGGAGTTGTTCCCGGGGATGGAGGTGCTGGGGCACCACATGTTCCGGGTGACGCGCAACGAGGATCTGGAGGTCGAGGAGGACGACGCGGAGAACCTGCTCCAGGCGCTGGAGAAGGAGCTCATGCGCCGCCGCTTCGGCCCGCCCGTGCGGCTGGAGGTCGAGGAGTCCATCGACCCGTACGTCCTCGACCTGCTCGTCCGCGAGCTGAAGATCTCCGACGCGGAGGTCTACCCGCTGCCGGGGCCGCTCGACCTCACCGCGCTGTTCCACATCGCCGCCCTGGACCGGCCGGAGCTCAAGTACCCCACGTTCGTCGCCGGGACGCACCGCGATCTGGCCGAGGTGGAGTCCGCGACGGCACCGGACGTGTTCGCCGCCCTGCGCGAGCGGGACGTGCTGCTCCACCATCCGTACGACTCGTTCTCCACCTCCGTCCAGTCCTTCCTCGAACAGGCCGCGGCCGATCCGGACGTCCTCGCCATCAAGCAGACGCTGTACCGGACGTCCGGCGACTCCCCGATCGTCGACGCGCTGATAGACGCCGCGGAGTCCGGGAAGCAGGTGCTCGTCCTGGTCGAGATCAAGGCGCGCTTCGACGAGCAGGCGAACATCAAGTGGGCGCGGAAGCTGGAGGAGGCCGGCTGCCACGTCGTCTACGGGCTCGTCGGCCTGAAGACGCACTGCAAGCTGTCGCTGGTGGTACGGCAGGAGGGCGACACCCTCCGACGCTATTCGCACGTGGGAACGGGCAACTACCACCCGAAGACCGCCCGGCTCTACGAGGACCTGGGACTGCTCACCGCCGACCCCCAGGTGGGCGCCGACCTGTCCGACCTCTTCAACCGGCTGTCCGGCTACTCCCGCCGGCAGACCTACCGGCGGCTGCTCGTCGCCCCCCGCTCGCTCCGCGACGGCCTGGTCGCCCGCATCACGCGCGAGGTCGCCCACCGCCGGGACGGCCGGCCGGCCTCCATCCGGATCAAGGTCAACGCGATGGTGGACGAGACCGTGATCGACGCCCTCTACCGCGCCTCGCGCGCCGGGGTCCCGGTGGACGTATGGGTGCGCGGCATCTGCGCCCTGCGGCCCGGCGTGCCCGGGCTGTCGGAGAACATCCGGGTGCGCAGCGTCCTCGGGCGGTTCCTGGAACACTCCCGCGTCTTCGCCTTCGCGAACGGAGGTGAGCCCGAGGTGTGGCTCGGCAGCGCCGACATGATGCACCGCAATCTCGACCGGCGCATCGAGACGCTCGTCCGGGTCACCGACCCCGCGCACCGCGCCTCGCTCAGCCGGCTGCTGGAACTCGGCATGTCCGACCGGACCGCGTCCTGGCACCTCGGCCCGGACGGCGGCTGGACCCGGCACGCGACCGACGCCGACGGCCGGCCGCTGCGCAACGTCCAGGAAATCCTCATCGACGCCCGGAGGCGCCGGCGTGGCACAGCGACCCCGTGA
- a CDS encoding MDR family MFS transporter has translation MTRMGRAARESVAGLPRAFWWLWVCTLVNRLGGFVATFLALYLTLERGYSPFFAGLVAALHGLGGVIASVGAGVLTDRLGRRPTLMIAQVGTAASVALLGFVHDPVSISGAAFLVGLASNSSRPAVTAMMADIVRPEDRLRAYSINYWAINLGFAISSTAAGFVAEYSYLAGFLGEAAITLACAVLAYFTLPESRPEPAAPSAAGEGAPAVGLGTVLRDGRFMGVTGLAFLVALLFTQSSVALPVAMGRAGLSTQDYGMVMAVNGIMIVALQIPVTRLIERRDPRMLLVFSALLAGYGFGLTAFAGSVGFFALTIAVWTLAEIVNAPTQSGMVVRFSPRHARGRYQGVFSLSWTLSSLVAPLTGGAVIEEFGADVLWAGCAVIGTFAAAGYWLLTRNLPEEGAMDAVRTGGTEREERPAPQAA, from the coding sequence ATGACGCGGATGGGCAGGGCGGCGAGGGAAAGCGTGGCGGGGCTCCCCCGTGCGTTCTGGTGGCTGTGGGTCTGCACGCTGGTCAACCGGCTGGGCGGGTTCGTCGCCACGTTCCTCGCGCTGTACCTGACGCTGGAGCGCGGCTACTCCCCGTTCTTCGCCGGGCTGGTCGCCGCCCTGCACGGGCTCGGCGGGGTGATCGCCTCGGTCGGGGCGGGCGTGCTGACCGACCGGCTCGGACGGCGGCCCACCCTGATGATCGCCCAGGTCGGGACGGCCGCCTCGGTGGCGCTGCTCGGCTTCGTCCACGATCCCGTGTCGATCTCGGGCGCCGCCTTCCTGGTGGGCTTGGCGAGCAACTCCTCGCGGCCCGCCGTCACCGCGATGATGGCCGACATCGTCCGGCCCGAGGACCGGCTCCGGGCGTACTCGATCAACTACTGGGCGATCAACCTCGGCTTCGCGATCTCCTCGACGGCGGCCGGGTTCGTCGCCGAGTACAGCTATCTGGCCGGCTTCCTCGGAGAGGCCGCGATCACGCTGGCCTGCGCCGTCCTGGCCTACTTCACGCTCCCCGAGTCGCGGCCCGAGCCGGCCGCGCCGTCGGCCGCCGGCGAGGGGGCGCCCGCCGTGGGGCTGGGCACGGTGCTGCGGGACGGCCGGTTCATGGGCGTCACCGGCCTGGCGTTCCTGGTGGCGCTCCTCTTCACACAGAGCTCGGTCGCGCTGCCGGTGGCGATGGGCCGGGCCGGGCTCTCCACCCAGGACTACGGCATGGTCATGGCCGTCAACGGCATCATGATCGTCGCCCTCCAGATCCCGGTGACCCGCCTCATCGAACGCCGCGACCCCCGGATGCTGCTGGTCTTCTCCGCCCTGCTCGCCGGGTACGGCTTCGGCCTGACCGCGTTCGCCGGCTCGGTCGGCTTCTTCGCGCTGACCATCGCCGTCTGGACGCTCGCCGAGATCGTCAACGCCCCCACCCAGTCCGGCATGGTGGTGCGCTTCTCGCCGCGCCACGCGCGGGGCCGCTACCAGGGTGTGTTCTCGCTGTCCTGGACCCTGTCGTCGCTGGTCGCGCCGCTGACGGGCGGCGCGGTCATCGAGGAGTTCGGCGCCGACGTGCTCTGGGCCGGGTGCGCGGTGATCGGCACCTTCGCGGCGGCCGGCTACTGGCTGCTGACCCGGAACCTGCCGGAAGAAGGCGCCATGGACGCGGTACGCACGGGGGGAACGGAGCGGGAGGAGCGGCCCGCACCGCAGGCCGCCTGA
- a CDS encoding CHAD domain-containing protein, which yields MAQRPRDASGALTAAGGRTDTTTDTTTDTTTDTAAAPPPQARRAPGDGRPAHGTGSAADVLARYLHQQATEFLRGLRLHGDSGHGAGTAAEEAAEAVRLLRAAARRIAGTLQVFRPLTEVPWTDQFRSELAWLTETLGREYACAARLARLRGALHRLSGAAEAGSAAAPAVGAARAGALLERQLTLARTRAHSAALQALGSARFHAVADAVAVLSTDPPLDSAAHDLRAQEALPLLAEQSHRLLLEEVDTLPLTAAGLPYNAEALSHALADAGVPAAESRQDAPWHQVRLLVRLRRYAQEVLDEQHQTEVEPGLTIRLLSAGQALDRHRDAAEAASYAAAAARTPRIAPATAYALGVLRADQRYEVEAARFAFVRVWQRMGVPAR from the coding sequence GTGGCACAGCGACCCCGTGACGCCTCGGGCGCCCTCACCGCGGCCGGTGGGCGGACCGACACGACGACCGACACGACGACCGACACGACGACGGACACGGCCGCCGCGCCACCGCCCCAGGCGCGCCGCGCGCCCGGCGACGGCAGGCCCGCGCACGGCACCGGCAGCGCCGCCGACGTCCTCGCCCGCTACCTCCACCAGCAGGCGACGGAGTTCCTGCGCGGCCTGCGGCTGCACGGCGACAGCGGGCACGGCGCCGGGACCGCCGCCGAGGAGGCGGCCGAGGCCGTCCGGCTGCTGCGCGCCGCCGCCCGCCGCATCGCGGGGACGCTCCAGGTCTTCCGCCCGCTGACCGAGGTGCCCTGGACCGATCAGTTCCGTTCCGAACTCGCCTGGCTGACCGAGACGTTGGGACGCGAGTACGCCTGCGCGGCCCGGCTCGCGCGGCTGCGGGGCGCGTTGCACCGACTGTCCGGCGCGGCCGAGGCCGGGAGCGCCGCCGCACCCGCCGTGGGCGCCGCGCGCGCCGGCGCGCTGCTGGAACGCCAGCTCACACTGGCCCGGACGCGCGCCCACTCGGCGGCCCTCCAGGCGCTCGGCTCCGCGCGCTTCCACGCGGTCGCCGACGCCGTCGCCGTCCTGTCGACCGACCCGCCGCTCGACTCCGCCGCCCACGACCTGCGGGCCCAGGAGGCCCTGCCGCTGCTGGCGGAGCAGAGCCACCGACTGCTCCTGGAGGAGGTCGACACCCTGCCGCTGACCGCCGCCGGCCTGCCCTACAACGCCGAGGCGCTCTCCCACGCCCTCGCCGACGCGGGCGTCCCCGCGGCCGAGAGCCGGCAGGACGCCCCCTGGCACCAGGTACGCCTGCTGGTGCGGCTGCGCCGGTACGCGCAGGAGGTGCTCGACGAACAGCACCAGACGGAGGTGGAACCCGGCCTCACCATAAGGCTGTTGAGCGCCGGCCAGGCCCTCGACCGCCACCGCGACGCGGCCGAGGCCGCCTCCTACGCCGCTGCCGCCGCCCGCACCCCGCGCATCGCCCCGGCCACCGCGTACGCCCTGGGCGTGCTCCGCGCGGACCAGCGCTACGAGGTGGAGGCCGCGCGCTTCGCCTTCGTCCGGGTCTGGCAGCGGATGGGGGTGCCCGCCCGGTGA
- a CDS encoding class I SAM-dependent methyltransferase produces the protein MAAARPAPAPPHRPVGTATRGTTNPNRLRRMDRWITAAHATALRRAADPVAVDLGYGAAPWTAVELLDRLRRVRADARVVGVEIDPARVAAAVPYERDGLTFAHGGFEVPLAPGRRPLIIRAANVLRQYDEASVAAVWARLCARLDPDGLLVEGTCDEIGRRHVWVALGPEGPRTVTFATRLGSLGTPSDLAERLPKALIHRNVPGEPVHAFLREFDRAWAAAAPYASLGARQRWIRAVTSLAGNWPLADGPRRWRQGEVTVRWEAVAPRG, from the coding sequence ATGGCCGCCGCCCGACCCGCCCCCGCCCCGCCGCACCGCCCCGTCGGGACGGCGACACGCGGCACGACCAACCCGAACCGGTTGCGCCGGATGGACCGCTGGATCACCGCCGCCCACGCCACCGCCCTGCGCCGCGCCGCCGACCCCGTCGCCGTCGACCTCGGCTACGGCGCCGCCCCCTGGACCGCCGTCGAGCTGCTGGACCGGCTGCGCCGGGTACGCGCCGACGCGCGGGTGGTCGGCGTCGAGATCGACCCGGCCCGGGTGGCCGCGGCCGTGCCCTACGAGCGGGACGGGCTGACCTTCGCCCACGGCGGCTTCGAAGTACCCCTCGCGCCCGGCCGCCGGCCCCTGATCATCCGGGCGGCGAACGTGCTGCGGCAGTACGACGAGGCTTCCGTCGCCGCCGTCTGGGCCCGGCTGTGCGCCCGGCTCGACCCCGACGGGCTGCTCGTCGAGGGCACCTGCGACGAGATCGGGCGGCGGCACGTATGGGTCGCCCTCGGTCCGGAAGGGCCGCGGACCGTCACCTTCGCGACGCGGCTCGGGTCGCTCGGGACACCGTCCGACCTGGCGGAGCGGCTGCCGAAAGCGCTCATCCACCGGAACGTGCCCGGGGAGCCCGTGCACGCTTTTCTGCGGGAATTCGACCGGGCCTGGGCGGCGGCCGCTCCTTACGCCTCGCTGGGGGCCCGACAGCGGTGGATCCGGGCGGTGACCTCCCTGGCCGGGAACTGGCCGCTCGCGGACGGGCCCCGGCGGTGGCGGCAGGGGGAGGTCACGGTGCGGTGGGAGGCGGTGGCCCCTCGGGGGTGA
- a CDS encoding GntR family transcriptional regulator codes for MVEFRIDRRSGVAPYVQIARQVEQALRLGLLMPGDQLPTAREVVAATAINPNTVLKAYRELDRAGLVEARPGLGTFVRRSLARPGAAADSPLRAELAGWAERARAAGLDRDDVSALVASVLDECFGGAPPGGGPYALDRTDRTDHADERTG; via the coding sequence GTGGTCGAGTTCCGCATCGACCGCCGCAGCGGCGTCGCTCCCTACGTGCAGATCGCCCGGCAGGTCGAACAGGCCCTCCGGCTGGGCCTGCTGATGCCGGGCGACCAGCTCCCCACCGCCCGCGAGGTCGTGGCGGCCACCGCCATCAACCCCAACACCGTCCTGAAGGCGTACCGCGAACTCGACCGCGCGGGCCTGGTCGAGGCGCGCCCCGGGCTCGGGACGTTCGTCCGGCGCTCCCTGGCCCGGCCGGGCGCCGCCGCCGACTCGCCGCTCCGCGCCGAACTGGCCGGCTGGGCCGAGCGGGCCCGCGCGGCGGGGCTCGACCGGGACGACGTCTCCGCCCTGGTGGCGTCCGTCCTGGACGAGTGCTTCGGCGGCGCGCCGCCCGGCGGCGGCCCGTACGCCCTCGACCGCACCGACCGTACCGACCACGCCGACGAGAGGACCGGATGA
- a CDS encoding NUDIX hydrolase produces the protein MKPVRPPAGAENAVVRAAGCVLWRRGPEGIELALVHRPKYLDWSFPKGKLKRGEDARSGALREVREETGLDCVLGPPLPTSRYPVADGRTKEVRYWAAGPVSGTFVPNREVDRLAWLSPDEARTRLTHDRDRGLVDALLVVLGVE, from the coding sequence GTGAAGCCCGTGCGGCCGCCCGCCGGGGCGGAGAACGCGGTCGTCCGCGCGGCGGGGTGCGTGCTGTGGCGGCGCGGCCCGGAGGGGATCGAGCTCGCGCTCGTCCACCGGCCGAAGTACCTGGACTGGTCGTTCCCGAAGGGCAAGTTGAAGCGGGGGGAGGACGCGCGGTCCGGGGCGCTCCGCGAGGTCCGCGAGGAGACGGGTCTGGACTGCGTCCTGGGGCCGCCCCTGCCGACCTCGCGGTACCCGGTGGCCGACGGCCGCACCAAAGAGGTGCGCTATTGGGCGGCCGGGCCCGTCAGTGGCACGTTCGTCCCCAACCGGGAGGTCGACCGCCTGGCGTGGTTGTCCCCTGACGAGGCGCGGACTCGTCTGACGCACGACCGGGACCGGGGGTTGGTGGACGCCTTGCTGGTGGTCTTGGGGGTGGAGTAG